Proteins found in one Nocardia brasiliensis ATCC 700358 genomic segment:
- a CDS encoding PP2C family protein-serine/threonine phosphatase: MCSAPVSDDTDPEEVRLTGATWESVSRRGARSLNADAAATHTDPGTGRTAFVVADGIGNHLLAVRAARMVAAVAARVATADGARAGILAAQAELLRQFPQSEADSVLVVAVLPAGDGPADIAWVGDCRAYRWNGRVLHQITVDHTVAEFWRIRGQQPPPRLNHLVTTSARTVRAADIGQAGTGSSSGRLLLSTDGVHKRLDIATIKAVLANSASATLAADTLVQSALHAGGTDNATALVADRRPR, from the coding sequence ATGTGCTCGGCACCTGTCAGCGATGACACCGATCCCGAGGAGGTCCGCCTCACCGGCGCCACATGGGAATCGGTGAGCAGGCGCGGCGCGCGCTCGCTCAACGCCGACGCGGCCGCCACCCACACCGACCCCGGCACCGGCCGGACCGCGTTCGTCGTGGCCGACGGCATCGGCAATCATCTGCTCGCGGTCCGCGCCGCGCGCATGGTCGCCGCGGTCGCGGCCCGGGTCGCCACCGCCGACGGCGCCCGCGCGGGAATCCTTGCCGCCCAAGCGGAACTGCTCCGCCAGTTCCCGCAGTCCGAGGCGGACAGTGTGCTCGTCGTCGCGGTACTGCCCGCCGGCGACGGTCCCGCCGATATCGCCTGGGTCGGCGACTGCCGGGCCTACCGCTGGAACGGCCGGGTGCTGCACCAGATCACCGTCGACCACACCGTCGCCGAATTCTGGCGGATCCGCGGCCAGCAACCGCCGCCGCGCCTGAATCACCTCGTGACCACCTCGGCCCGCACCGTCCGGGCCGCCGATATCGGCCAGGCCGGCACCGGCTCCAGCAGCGGGCGGCTGCTGCTCAGCACCGACGGCGTGCACAAGCGGCTCGATATCGCCACCATCAAGGCCGTCCTCGCGAACTCCGCCTCCGCCACTCTCGCCGCCGACACCCTGGTCCAGTCCGCACTGCACGCGGGCGGCACCGACAACGCCACCGCGCTCGTCGCCGACCGCAGGCCCCGGTGA
- a CDS encoding DUF2510 domain-containing protein — translation MVALLLLVQGLIAGALALAVTAAFFVFCARIAGEQHTAGQTSPAPVWNVPPGWYHPPSGGRLLYWWDGQAWTEHTKPAPDTEQRRA, via the coding sequence GTGGTCGCGCTCCTGCTGCTGGTGCAAGGGTTGATCGCCGGCGCGCTCGCGCTTGCAGTCACCGCCGCGTTCTTCGTCTTCTGCGCGCGCATCGCCGGGGAACAGCACACCGCTGGGCAGACATCGCCCGCGCCGGTGTGGAACGTACCCCCGGGCTGGTATCACCCGCCCTCCGGTGGTCGGCTGCTGTACTGGTGGGACGGGCAGGCATGGACCGAACACACCAAACCGGCTCCCGATACCGAACAGCGCCGAGCCTGA
- a CDS encoding FAD-dependent oxidoreductase, with amino-acid sequence MTELEMRSVVIIGAGPVGCALATLLRQQGLQVDVFERGTESAGTGSGHSFNLTLTSRGLDCLPRTVKRRLYLQGTVLAKRIIHHRDGAISTQPYGTLYNHHLLSIPRGVLQDLLRDQALRAGARIHYGLECVGVDTGRAAALLRDRDGSSAWVDGDLLVGCDGAHSAVRDAIVAAHPTDMWVTRDTIAHGYAEITMDYGDADPTGMHLWPRGDHFLQAQPNRDQTFTTSLFKPLTESDGRRHFSELSSAAAISDYCATQFPDVFGRMAEVGSELASRSPGQLRIISCAPYHHRRAVLVGDAAHAVVPFFGQGINCSFEDAATLANLVEKFQAAVRYEGGTLATVAEVVADEYSDVRVKAGHALAELSLRNLEELSDHVNNPAFLERRALERRLHELRPDLFTPLYQLVAFTHMPYDAAQRAHREASAVLDALCDGRDPRIEQDAIIAEFLGSARGTFGAHERRTG; translated from the coding sequence ATGACTGAACTGGAGATGCGCTCGGTGGTGATCATCGGCGCGGGCCCGGTCGGGTGCGCGCTGGCTACCCTGCTGCGCCAACAGGGTTTGCAGGTGGACGTTTTCGAGCGCGGCACCGAGTCCGCGGGCACCGGGTCCGGGCACTCGTTCAACCTGACGCTCACCTCGCGCGGGCTCGACTGCCTGCCGCGCACGGTCAAACGCCGGCTCTATTTGCAGGGCACGGTGCTGGCCAAGCGGATCATCCATCACCGGGACGGCGCGATCTCCACCCAGCCGTACGGGACGCTCTACAACCACCACCTGTTGTCCATTCCGCGCGGGGTGTTACAGGATCTGCTGCGCGACCAGGCGTTACGGGCAGGCGCGCGCATCCACTACGGCCTGGAGTGCGTCGGGGTGGACACCGGTCGGGCCGCAGCGCTGCTGCGCGACCGGGACGGCAGTTCGGCGTGGGTCGACGGCGACCTGCTGGTCGGCTGCGACGGCGCGCACAGCGCGGTGCGCGACGCCATCGTCGCGGCGCATCCCACGGATATGTGGGTGACCCGCGACACCATCGCGCACGGCTATGCCGAGATCACCATGGACTACGGCGACGCCGATCCCACGGGCATGCACCTGTGGCCGCGCGGCGACCACTTCCTGCAGGCCCAGCCCAACCGGGACCAGACCTTCACCACCAGCCTGTTCAAGCCGCTGACGGAAAGCGATGGGCGCAGGCACTTTTCGGAGCTGTCCTCGGCCGCCGCGATCAGCGACTACTGCGCGACGCAGTTCCCGGACGTGTTCGGCCGGATGGCCGAGGTGGGCTCGGAGCTGGCGAGCCGCAGCCCGGGCCAGCTCCGGATCATCAGCTGCGCGCCCTACCATCACCGCCGCGCGGTGCTGGTCGGCGATGCCGCGCACGCGGTGGTCCCGTTCTTCGGGCAGGGCATCAACTGCAGTTTCGAGGATGCGGCCACGCTGGCGAACCTGGTGGAGAAGTTCCAGGCGGCCGTCCGCTACGAGGGCGGCACCCTGGCGACGGTCGCCGAGGTCGTCGCCGACGAATACAGCGATGTACGGGTGAAGGCGGGTCATGCACTCGCGGAACTCTCGTTGCGGAACCTGGAAGAGTTGTCCGACCACGTGAACAATCCGGCGTTCCTGGAACGGCGCGCACTGGAACGTCGGCTGCACGAATTGCGCCCCGACCTGTTCACTCCGCTGTATCAGTTGGTGGCGTTCACGCACATGCCCTACGACGCGGCGCAACGCGCGCATCGAGAAGCGAGCGCGGTACTGGACGCGCTGTGCGACGGCCGTGATCCGCGCATCGAGCAGGACGCCATCATCGCCGAATTCCTCGGCTCGGCCCGCGGCACCTTCGGTGCGCACGAGCGGCGTACGGGCTGA
- a CDS encoding MalY/PatB family protein produces the protein MELVDIGDLRRRAGVKWARAEAEVLPGWIADMDFPVPDAVREVLQRAAAGDLGYPAWDEHPELNPLPHAFAARMRDRYDFAIDPAQVHVFTELIQVVQIVLQLTTRPGDAVAVHTPTYPPFLETLRVMGRRLVPIPMIATADGWSFDAERMAADVRETGCRALIMVNPNNPTGHVFDRAELTAIAEIACRHDLVVLADEIHAELVHDPHRHLPIGSLGPEIAARTVTLNSASKAFNLAGLRCCVAHVGDRRVREALAAQPPKLYGQVSAPSVLATHAAWQQGDEWLARTRAVLTANRDLVAASLPPQLRFRPPQASYLAWIDCRAMELDQDPAAFFLDQAKVMLLSGPDFGPGGTGFARLNFATYPSVLTEMLDRMREATVRRLRSA, from the coding sequence ATGGAGCTTGTCGATATCGGTGACCTGCGGCGACGTGCCGGTGTCAAGTGGGCGCGCGCCGAAGCCGAAGTACTGCCGGGCTGGATCGCGGATATGGATTTCCCGGTGCCCGATGCGGTGCGCGAGGTGCTGCAGCGGGCCGCCGCGGGCGATCTCGGGTATCCGGCCTGGGATGAACACCCCGAACTGAATCCGCTGCCGCACGCCTTCGCCGCCCGCATGCGGGACCGCTACGATTTCGCGATCGATCCGGCCCAGGTGCACGTGTTCACCGAGCTGATCCAGGTGGTGCAGATCGTGCTACAGCTCACGACCCGCCCGGGTGACGCGGTGGCGGTGCACACGCCGACCTACCCGCCGTTCCTGGAGACATTGCGTGTCATGGGACGGCGGCTGGTACCGATCCCGATGATCGCAACGGCCGACGGGTGGAGTTTCGACGCCGAGCGGATGGCCGCGGACGTCCGCGAAACCGGTTGTCGTGCGCTGATCATGGTGAACCCGAACAATCCGACGGGTCACGTCTTCGACCGGGCGGAGCTGACCGCGATCGCGGAGATCGCCTGCCGTCACGATCTGGTGGTGCTCGCCGACGAGATCCACGCCGAACTGGTCCACGACCCGCACCGGCATCTGCCGATCGGCTCGCTCGGTCCGGAAATCGCCGCTCGCACAGTCACACTGAACTCGGCGAGCAAGGCGTTCAACCTGGCCGGGTTGCGCTGCTGTGTCGCGCATGTCGGCGACCGCCGGGTTCGCGAGGCGTTGGCCGCGCAACCGCCGAAGCTGTACGGCCAGGTCAGCGCGCCGAGCGTGCTGGCGACCCACGCGGCCTGGCAACAGGGCGACGAGTGGCTGGCACGCACCCGCGCGGTCTTGACCGCCAACCGCGACCTGGTTGCCGCGTCGCTGCCCCCGCAGCTGCGTTTTCGTCCGCCCCAGGCGAGCTATCTGGCCTGGATCGACTGTCGCGCAATGGAACTGGACCAGGATCCGGCCGCGTTCTTTCTCGATCAGGCCAAGGTCATGCTGCTGTCCGGCCCCGATTTCGGCCCCGGCGGAACAGGTTTCGCCCGCTTGAATTTCGCGACCTACCCTTCGGTGCTGACCGAGATGCTGGACCGGATGCGCGAGGCCACCGTGCGCCGATTGCGATCAGCGTGA
- a CDS encoding sugar porter family MFS transporter, translating to MPTENSTTIRRRPFLPRLRRRNLDGYEMVVSAPEKPTKDERHIADRNVVVVALFAALGGMLYGYDTGIISGALPKMSAEWGIDHTRQEIVTAAILAGAVIGALIGGSLSKTLGRRKVIFLIACVFAVGVIACSLAVDEWMMAAARLFLGLAVGGCSQIVPTYIAELAPPHRRGAMVTFFNIAIGVGIFLANLVSLLAAAGDTAEPSGDWRWMIGIAVLPALVLGAAMLRLPETPRWLIENGTIGKARVVLRWLRPNRSAAVDETLQIWAISQQEQREARGGWSNLTQRWVRPALLAGLGIAAFTQLSGLEMMIYYSHTILGSAAGFGTGLVVWSGLGIATVYLIFTAVGERLVDVVGRRRLMLTLIPGSTVFLLCFGLMFVLTDHPNRYLTVGLMLAYMACNAAGLQAVGWLLGSELYPLSIRDRATSLHAVALWGSNLVLTLTALSTIDTLGLGPAFVMYAGFNLLSLIFVFFFVPETKGHSLEDIEQSLREGTFMPLRGNIGSRVQVPDNGPLPATQSP from the coding sequence ATGCCGACCGAGAATTCGACGACGATCAGACGCAGGCCTTTTCTGCCGCGGCTGCGCCGCCGGAATCTCGACGGTTACGAAATGGTTGTTTCCGCGCCGGAAAAACCGACAAAGGACGAAAGGCACATTGCGGACCGCAATGTCGTGGTCGTCGCATTGTTCGCCGCGCTGGGCGGCATGCTCTACGGCTACGACACCGGCATCATCTCCGGGGCGCTGCCCAAGATGTCCGCCGAGTGGGGCATCGACCACACCAGGCAGGAGATCGTGACCGCCGCGATCCTGGCCGGTGCGGTGATCGGCGCGCTGATCGGCGGATCGCTGTCCAAGACGCTGGGCCGGCGCAAGGTCATCTTCCTCATCGCGTGCGTCTTCGCCGTCGGGGTCATCGCGTGTTCGCTCGCGGTGGACGAGTGGATGATGGCCGCCGCCCGGCTGTTTCTCGGCCTCGCGGTGGGCGGCTGTTCGCAGATCGTCCCGACCTACATCGCCGAGCTGGCACCGCCGCATCGCCGCGGCGCCATGGTGACCTTCTTCAACATCGCGATCGGCGTCGGAATCTTCTTGGCGAACCTGGTCAGCCTGCTCGCGGCCGCGGGCGACACCGCCGAGCCCAGCGGCGATTGGCGCTGGATGATCGGCATCGCGGTGCTCCCCGCCCTGGTGCTCGGCGCGGCGATGCTGCGGCTGCCGGAGACCCCGCGCTGGCTGATCGAGAACGGGACGATCGGCAAAGCCCGCGTCGTGCTGCGCTGGCTGCGGCCCAATCGGTCCGCCGCGGTCGACGAGACCTTGCAGATCTGGGCGATCTCCCAGCAGGAGCAGCGGGAAGCGCGGGGCGGCTGGTCGAACCTGACTCAGCGCTGGGTGCGGCCCGCACTCCTCGCGGGCCTCGGCATCGCCGCCTTCACCCAGCTGTCCGGGCTGGAGATGATGATCTACTACTCGCACACCATCCTCGGCAGCGCCGCGGGTTTCGGCACCGGCCTGGTGGTGTGGTCCGGTTTGGGTATCGCGACCGTCTATCTGATCTTCACCGCGGTCGGCGAACGACTGGTCGACGTGGTGGGCCGCCGCCGGCTGATGCTCACGCTGATCCCCGGTTCGACCGTGTTCCTGCTCTGCTTCGGACTGATGTTCGTGCTCACCGACCACCCCAACCGCTATCTCACCGTCGGGTTGATGCTCGCCTACATGGCGTGCAACGCCGCCGGGCTCCAGGCGGTCGGCTGGCTGCTCGGCTCCGAGCTCTACCCGCTGAGCATCCGCGATCGCGCGACCAGCCTGCACGCCGTGGCGCTCTGGGGTTCGAACCTGGTGCTCACCCTCACCGCGCTGAGCACCATCGACACCCTCGGTCTCGGCCCCGCGTTCGTCATGTACGCCGGATTCAACCTGCTGTCACTGATTTTCGTGTTCTTCTTCGTCCCGGAGACAAAGGGGCATTCGCTCGAAGACATCGAACAGTCCTTGCGCGAAGGAACTTTTATGCCGTTGCGCGGCAATATCGGCAGCCGAGTCCAGGTTCCCGACAATGGCCCGCTTCCCGCGACCCAATCCCCCTGA
- a CDS encoding flavin monoamine oxidase family protein: MLRLTQEDVRRTFDAGLPVGKHTGSVIIVGAGLSGLAAANELARNGTHVTVLEASDRPGGRTRTLRDPFDDGLRTEAGAMTVTEHCHYTMHYLRALGLKTEPSDLVDTDFSYYRHGTRIRPDQLDDHAEILGLHPHERNRTVADLIAEYVTKPNADICPEIAELGWTPAPQLLELDRISVRRVLEDRGASAAAIDLMEPMFLEMRGGELESASAMAWARYESGPRSFTTADARWYKVEGGTDRLAHALADGIKDRIHYRKPVVRISQTDHEAQVSFVDHNRLQTLCADRVIVTVPFTSLRRINLSMARLSAAKHSAMRRLRYSSVLRIFLQMRAQFWPEKRLMLSTDTPLGTVRDGTPGLPGPRKILECWLTGWPAQAAANMSEGERVNFALHELESILPGARDHFELGTSVAWDNEPYIGGAYVLPELEHGELMAHTRTPEGRVHFAGEHTAFEPNGGSMNYALESSIRVLLELTSFT; the protein is encoded by the coding sequence GTGCTGAGGCTTACACAGGAAGACGTCAGGCGCACCTTCGACGCGGGACTCCCGGTCGGCAAACACACCGGCTCCGTCATCATCGTCGGCGCCGGATTGTCCGGCCTCGCCGCAGCAAATGAATTGGCGCGCAACGGAACTCACGTCACCGTGCTGGAGGCGAGCGATCGGCCCGGCGGCCGCACCCGCACCCTGCGCGACCCCTTCGACGACGGACTGCGCACCGAAGCCGGCGCGATGACGGTGACCGAGCACTGCCATTACACCATGCATTATCTGCGGGCGCTCGGCCTGAAAACGGAGCCGAGCGATCTCGTCGACACCGATTTCAGTTATTACCGTCATGGCACCAGAATACGCCCCGACCAGCTGGACGACCACGCCGAAATATTGGGCCTGCATCCGCACGAAAGAAATCGCACGGTCGCGGATCTGATCGCCGAATACGTGACGAAGCCCAATGCGGACATCTGCCCCGAAATAGCGGAACTCGGCTGGACACCGGCCCCGCAGCTACTGGAACTCGACCGTATTTCCGTGCGCCGGGTCCTCGAGGATCGAGGGGCGTCGGCCGCGGCGATCGATCTGATGGAACCGATGTTCCTGGAAATGCGCGGCGGCGAACTGGAATCCGCCTCGGCCATGGCGTGGGCCCGCTATGAATCCGGCCCCCGCTCGTTCACCACCGCGGATGCCCGCTGGTACAAGGTCGAGGGCGGCACCGACCGGCTCGCGCACGCACTCGCCGACGGGATCAAAGACCGCATCCACTATCGCAAACCGGTCGTCCGGATCAGCCAGACCGACCACGAGGCGCAGGTGAGCTTCGTCGATCACAACCGGCTGCAGACGCTCTGCGCCGACCGGGTGATCGTCACCGTCCCCTTCACCAGCCTGCGCCGGATCAACCTGTCCATGGCGCGGCTCTCCGCCGCGAAACATTCGGCCATGCGCCGGCTGCGCTACTCGTCGGTGCTGCGCATCTTCTTGCAGATGCGAGCCCAATTCTGGCCGGAGAAACGGCTGATGCTGTCCACCGACACCCCGCTCGGCACCGTGCGCGACGGCACACCCGGCCTACCTGGCCCCCGCAAGATCCTCGAATGCTGGCTCACCGGCTGGCCCGCGCAAGCCGCGGCGAACATGAGCGAGGGCGAGCGGGTGAATTTCGCGCTGCACGAACTGGAGTCGATTCTGCCGGGGGCGCGGGACCACTTCGAACTGGGCACCTCGGTGGCATGGGACAACGAGCCCTATATCGGTGGCGCCTACGTGCTACCCGAACTGGAACACGGCGAGCTGATGGCACACACCCGGACACCGGAAGGACGCGTACATTTCGCAGGCGAGCACACCGCATTCGAACCCAACGGCGGCTCGATGAACTACGCGCTGGAGTCGTCCATACGAGTTCTGCTCGAACTCACGTCTTTCACTTGA
- a CDS encoding response regulator transcription factor, with protein MLHPRLLIVSDCAGVDDTVKDLERHGFVPEPISTGAATLATYADFDVVLIDLDFTDFDGLTLCREIRAASDIPIIAFASSLDELDQVLALEAGCDDCIVKPYHSRELMARLRGLLRRVHMMSQPALIVGQLEIDSALREVRVGNRLIELTRKEFELLRLLATEPQKVFSRAELLQRVWGYDDVDAEVTSLASRTIDTHLSSIRKKLGSADWIVTVHGIGFRFNDEATRGKPAPAVEAANAGGTAG; from the coding sequence TTGCTTCATCCGCGCTTGTTGATCGTGTCGGATTGCGCGGGGGTCGACGACACCGTCAAAGACCTCGAACGGCACGGGTTCGTGCCCGAGCCGATCTCGACGGGGGCCGCCACGCTCGCCACCTACGCCGATTTCGATGTGGTGCTCATCGATCTCGACTTCACCGATTTCGACGGACTCACGCTGTGCCGGGAGATCCGCGCCGCCAGCGATATTCCGATCATCGCCTTCGCCTCTTCGCTCGACGAACTCGATCAGGTCCTCGCCCTCGAAGCCGGGTGCGACGACTGCATCGTGAAGCCTTACCACAGCCGCGAACTCATGGCACGGCTGCGCGGTCTGCTCCGCCGGGTGCACATGATGTCGCAGCCCGCGCTGATCGTCGGCCAGCTGGAGATCGACTCGGCCCTGCGGGAGGTCCGCGTCGGCAATCGGCTCATCGAGCTGACCCGCAAGGAATTCGAACTGCTCCGCCTGCTCGCCACCGAACCGCAGAAGGTTTTCTCCAGAGCCGAACTGCTGCAACGGGTCTGGGGGTACGACGACGTGGACGCCGAGGTGACCTCACTGGCCAGCCGCACCATCGACACCCACTTGAGCAGCATCCGCAAGAAGCTCGGCTCCGCGGACTGGATCGTCACCGTGCACGGCATCGGCTTCCGGTTCAACGACGAAGCGACCCGCGGCAAGCCCGCACCGGCCGTGGAGGCGGCCAATGCGGGCGGCACCGCGGGCTGA
- a CDS encoding Lrp/AsnC family transcriptional regulator yields the protein MTALPLDDIDHQLLDLVQVDATLSLHELGERVALSPSAVQRRLGRLRAGGVITAQVAVVDPKAVGMTLTAVVLVELTEDDADQYAAFCARMLAEPAVQQCYSVVGQWDYVVVMVTADLADYRKISNELFVGDKSVQRYETLPTYERVKAQLAVPLSASTSTEIKP from the coding sequence GTGACGGCGCTACCCCTGGACGACATCGACCACCAGCTGCTCGACCTGGTGCAGGTCGACGCCACCCTTTCCCTGCACGAGCTCGGCGAGCGGGTTGCCCTGTCCCCCAGTGCCGTTCAGCGCAGACTCGGCAGACTCCGGGCCGGCGGGGTGATCACCGCACAGGTCGCCGTGGTCGATCCGAAAGCGGTCGGGATGACGCTGACCGCCGTCGTGCTCGTCGAACTGACCGAGGACGACGCCGACCAGTACGCCGCGTTCTGCGCCCGCATGCTCGCCGAACCCGCTGTGCAGCAGTGCTATTCGGTCGTCGGACAGTGGGATTACGTCGTAGTGATGGTCACCGCGGATCTGGCCGACTACCGCAAGATCTCCAACGAACTGTTCGTCGGCGACAAATCGGTCCAGCGCTATGAGACCCTGCCCACCTATGAACGCGTGAAAGCGCAACTGGCCGTGCCATTGTCGGCATCGACGAGTACGGAGATCAAACCGTAA